The genomic region TTTGTTCTTAAAGAGATCTGTCAGCAAGTATCTTGCAGACCTTCTGATAGAAAATGTTTCCCTTTTCATTATAATAATTCACTGAATTTAAAAAACGATTTCATGTGGTCTTTGATATATTATTTTGAAtgcatacatttatttatttaattatttctaGCAGTGGACACTTGAAGTATGTGTCTGCTGTAATACAGATATTTTAGCTGAAATTTGTAATTtttaaatctgtattattctAGAAATTAAAGACACAATGTTGACAGGCAGATTGTCAGGTTGACAAATCCAGATAAATACTATGACAGTTaatattgtttttatatttgAAAAAACAGGAATTTTCGCTGGGGAGGCACATTGGCTCGCTTCCCTCACACTTCCAAGGTGGGACAATTTCCATGCTCTCCTCGTGTTGCATGATTTTCTTCTGCTATTCCAGTCTGCTACCGCACTCCAGGAGGATATTTGATatctgtaaattgcccatagtataTGGTGATGtgtattctgtgtgtgtgtgtgcctggtaATGCACCGAGGGCCATCCCAAGTGCTCCCATGCCTTATGCCCTGAGCTGCCGGCGATAGGCTCCAAGCCCCTagtgaccctgcactggataagcgGCTGGGATACAGGTGGATGGATTATCTGTAGAGCAACCCGCAAGTTTAAGAAGGTAAACATGTTTTCCTTTTTCAGGTTAAACAAGACTGAAACCAACAACTTTGAGAAAACATGGGAGACACATTAAACCAAAATGCAACTGCAAACTCTTTCGTGCGTCCTCAGTATTTTTTCATCACTGGTTTTTCTAACATACCTCATGCTCAGTACTACTTCATATTCTTGTGTTTGGTTTATGTGGTCACTGTCTTGGGGAACTCCTGTGTCACACTCATTATTTATGTAGACCGTTCTCTTCACACCCCAAAATATATGGCTATTTTTACATTAGCTGTAGCTGACTTGGGAGAGAGTACTGCTGTTCTTCCCAATGTGATTAATGTCTGTCTTTTAAATATACATCAAATAACATATGAGGCCTGTGTGTCTAAcatgttttttatatatttttttagttcAGTGCAATCTGTCATGCTTACTGTTCTGGCATATGACAGGTTTGTAGCAATTTGCTTCCCACTGAGATACCACAGCATTGTCACAAACACAACAATGGGCATTATTCTCACTGTGGGATGCATATTTAATGTTGTGTTTGTAATGAGTGCAGTGCTATTGGTTACTAGGCTGTCTTTCTGTAAATCCATAGTGATTGACagctatttctgtgaccatgggCCTCTATACAGAATGGCTTGCAATGATAACCTGCCGAATTATACAATGGCAAAATTATTCACAATATTATATTTTCTTCTACCATTGTCTCTGATTTGTTTATCTTATGTATGTATTTTGTTGGCGCTGTTTAAAATTGCATCATGGGAAGGACGTCTAAAAGCCTTAAAGACCTGTTTTTCCCACCTAATATTAGTATCAGCATATTATTTTCCAATATTGGGCATTTACATAGGTGCAATGGCCGGTTCTGTCCACCGCAATGCAAGGATCATTAATATATCGCTTTCATATGCCATTCCTGCCATGCTGAACCCCATTGTGTATTCTCTGAATACTGCGGAGATCAAGGACTTTGTAAAAAGAAGtttcagaagaaaaaaatacaaaaacacagtAACTGGAACAAATAATTAGTCAACTGACTGGTTTTAGATATTAATAAATCTATATATCATTAATAACTGTCTTGGCTTACTTTTTTTCTAGATTTTTGTCATACATTATTAACAATTTCTGTAAAGGTGGCTTTTAGTAAGAGATTTCTAAATGAATGTTATAgaaaaaaaattagaaaaaaatacaagagCATGATAGTAACTACGGCAAACAATAAGTGACAAATAATCAACTAATCAACAAGTGGTTCAGAGACATTAACATGAAATTAATTCAGGTTTATTTGTTATGTACAGTCTAGAAAGATAGGTTAGTTATTCCTGCGTTGGAGACTTCAAAATGAATGTTAAATTGTTTAAAGAATGTTATTGTTAAACAATAAAttactgtgtgtatatatacttcagggctgtgaatgcgttaaaaaatataaccaattAATCGAAGAGTTTTCTGAGAtgtgaaaaaaatgacaaaactaaTAAAAACTGAGCAAAAATTGGCATCAAATTAACTGTTTAGTGTTTTATTACATGCAATAAACTTGAAGCATTTaaaagctgtttgtgtttttgttactGAGTTTTGGCTACATATTTGGGGAAAATGGTTAAAAAATAGCATTACATCAGAGCAACAAAAGGCTATTTCAATATACCTAAAATTTATGGTGATGTCAATTCCTCTACACAaaaaaacatgttatgtatttcactataactttttttttatttgaacaaTTCTCAGGATCACGAGAATGACCTATACTTTAATATCTGTTTAATGGTTGCATTAAAAATTATGATGTACAGATTATTCATTTACAACAAAAATACTACTTGCAAGCTGTGATGGCTTTTCCCCAATGTATTGTAATTTCTTTATTGTTTGGTTATTATTTTCACTAATTACtaataaatgcattttgtcaTTTGTTGTTAGAATTTATTCtaattttttctattttttctaATAAGTTTCTTGATGAAGATTTAGattttacaaaatattctttGCAGTATCATTTATGGTGTACACATTAAGTTatggtttattttgttttagttACCTTTTGtttgctgcctgggaaaggccTGGTTGGGGGGTGTAAAATTTGTCATTAGGGTAAATATTGAGTCATCTGAGAAATAGGATATTGGAttccttaatgtttaggttcattttttatattttttctaACATTTAGTTTATTTATAGTTTTGTGATTTGTTTAATTATTTGATGTTTCCACTTTTGTCTGATGGTTTGGTCAAGCCGGTGTGTCATGTTGTGGGGGTGCAGTCTTGTTGATCAGAATCTGAATTTTAATAGACTTAAAATAATAAAGACTTGATGAACGGACGACAATAAGAAAGGAGCAGATATGGTTATATCCAGTTTAATCCCGACTCAAAAAATCATAAACCTATTTAGCAGAAGCAGCTGAACTCCCTGATTGGTCCCTAATAAGAACTTCATGCATGGTCCAGTGGTGGTCTGCTCTGGACTGGTAAGGATGAAGTTTGATTGCCGAAGCTTTCTTGAAATCTTCTTTTCTTCAATGGGATGGATTGTGGAACACCAGCAACCACAGTCTCCTTAAAAGCTTTGTTTCTCAACAGGGAAATCTATGCATTGTGTGTTGCCTTGGTTCTGTTGTGTggaagaaataataataatgcatatcAAGATCCCTTTCAGCAAAATAAGCAAAATGCTTAAGTTATACACCACAATTTAGAGTATTGGTCTTCAATAACACACAGCCAGTTATGTCATCCCTGtttatgtaaaatacaaaaatataatattttgtttcaaagttttatttgcaATGAATTTCAGAACCTTATAGgcagatatttcttaatgaAATATTACAAATCTCAGTAAATAGACCTATATCATCTGATATCTGCTCCTCCCAATGCCTTGCAAAATGGGTCAGGCAAAAATTATGTACTATATTGTAGtataaaaatgatgttacaGGTCAGAGACCTAACTTTGCTCAAATAGCAGTTAACATAAGCTGTCATGTTGGCTATAACTTTGATGTAAACGAAAGTTATTGTCATGCCTCGTTCCTCTGCTCCTTCTGTGTGCCATGTCCCCTCAtctacctcatgtggaatcGCCATATTTCTTGTTGATGGCATTAGTCCAACGTATTTAAGTCTGCATTTGGTATGTGTTCCCGCTTCCGGTCATAAACTTTGTCCTTTGATGTATCGTGTTTCTCTTTCCCGGCTCATGTGCTGCTTCCCCGCTCCCTACCTGAGCGAACCAGGACAGAATGACTGGACTCCGCCAAGAAAAGATACCTCATTTGACTGAGGCTGAATACCCTGAATACTGAATTTATTGGCTGCAACAGCCCATGGTCCAGTAGGACCCTGCGGCTCTCGCCCTGGCTACTCACTCGGGGGACATTCTGGAGATGTTTCCATCCTAGGACGAGCACCTTGACAAAGAGGTGCGCGATTATATATGGTGGAAGAGGGGAGCTCCTCCGCCACAGAGTCCATGATGTGGCGGGTGGCCATCGACAGCGGACTACCCTATGGTCCCCTGTCTGAGTTACCAGAAATGCCTGAGACTCCGCCAGAAGCAGCAAGACAGAAGAAGCGGAAAAGCTGTAGATGGAAGGACGCACCGGACGTCCTCCTGGGATCCATCATGGTTTCTGCTGCCTCCCCTGCAGCAAGTCAGGAGTAGCCCCTCCCGATTCTTAATCCGGCGGTGTTCGCACCTGACATCACTGCCGCTGTTTGGCTTCCAGCGCCGGCAGCTCGCCCCTTTCTCAGGATGCGTCTGGCTATTAAAGGGACCAGGTCTATTGGAGATGCCATCCCGCGGGTCCCCAACTTCCCAAAAGCTCACTGCTGAGGTATAAACCCTGGCTCCACCTCCAAGGTTCCTGCGCTGACGGTTCCTGCTGCATCCCCCGAGGTTCCTACTGTGCCCCCTGATGTTCCTGCTCCACCCCCCGAAGCTGCTACTCCGGCAGTTCCTACTCCGCCCCCCAAGGTTTCTAACCCTTCAGCTCCAGCCCCCCCAGTTCCTGCTCTAGCCCTCATGCCCCCGGCTCccatccccgaggaggtccctgaTCCCCCAGACCCTGCACCCATGCCCCAGTGCTTGTCCCCCAGGAGGTCCCAGATCCCAGGACCCTGTTCCTGTGCCCCCGGCTCCCATGGCCCCAGTCCCTTTCCCCGAGGAGGTGCTGACTGTATGTCCTTAGTGGAGATGGAGGAGGAGCTCAAATGGGACCCCTTGGAGACTTCCCCTGTGACTCCCTCTGGAGTGACTCCTTCACCCCAGCATGGCAGATCCCCGCCTCTTGGTCTCCCGGAAAAGGGAGAGGACACCTGCGCTGGGGTCGGGTCCCACCCGCGCTGCCCCTGGCTTGCCTTCGGTCCCCCTAGCTTTGagtcctccagctcctgctcgGTGGTCATCTGGGGTCCCCCTGGCTCCTGCTCGCTAATCACCTACAGGTCCACCTCCAGTACCTCGTCGGCCGGCTGCAGTTTCTCGTCCGATGCCTCGTCGGTCGCCTGTGGTTCCCCCGGCCCCGACTCGTCGGTTGCCTTCGCCGGTCAGTTCGGCGGCTTCTCCTCCCTCTTCACCTCGCCtcctcacagggccctgatgacaACTGTCGATACTGATACAGATTCCGGTATAATACAtgtttttactttattattagCATAATTTTGGTTGGAATTGTGTTGTTTGTCAGTAAGGTTATATCACAGAATAAATAAACGACTATGTACATATTAGAACAGCAAACAGAACTACATTGAACTTAAAGACATCCCAAAGGAATTTATTTATGTCACACTTCACAAACAGGTAGCAGCACCAGCTGTAAAATTGTGTAAATATCAAAAACACACTTAGAATCATTTAAATAGTTCCAGCATTATGTCAGTTGTAAAAAATGAAGTGCAAAACTAATACTTATACTAAATAACCTTAAATTCTCAATTTAAAAACAATAAGCCTTGACACATTCAACAGGTCAAGCAACATGCCAACCGAAGCAACAACTGAATAAGACATAAAGtgcaaaactgaaaaaaatacatatcctcATGGTCAAAAAAactttcagtaaaaaaaaaaaacaacccatAAAATCTGAAAAGAATCAAATCTGCCAATCGATTTTTGCACCAAATCTAGGGCATTAAACACTTTTATTAAGAAACCTTTGCAGGCACTCTCATCCAGAACTCAGGCACGCCACAGGGGTATGTCCTTAGTCCCCTCCTCTATTCCCTTTTCACTTTCAACTGTTCTCCCATTCACACCAGCAACACCATTATCATATTTGCTGACGACACCACCATTGTAGGACAATTGACAACAACGACGAATCAGCCTACAGGGAGGAGGTCCAGCAGCTGAAGCAATGATGTGACAGCAACTTGTAACAGAATGATGTGACAAGCAGGTTGAGCACTCTGCCCTCTACATTAATTGAGAGGTAGAGAGGGTGGAGAGCTTCAAGTTCCTAGGGGTCCACATCTCTGCCGACCTTACCTGGTCCACAAACAACTCTCACCAGGTGGGGAAGGCACAACAAAGAATGTACTTCCTCAGGAAGATGCGTCAGGCCCACCTCTCCAAAAAGCTGCTAACCAGTTTTTACCGCTTGACCATCAACAGCCTCCTGATGTACTGCTGCACAGTGTGGTTCAGAAGCTGCACTGACGAAGACAGGAAGAACCTGTAGTGGGTGGTAAGGGCGGCAGAGCGGGTAATCGGAATGGCACTACCTCCCCTCAAGGACATTTACTCTGGCAGACTCCACCGGAGAGCCAGTAAAATCATCGAAGACTCCTCACATCCTGGACAATATCTTTTCTCCTCCCTCCCCTCTGGCAGACGCTACAGGTCAATCAGAGCAGGAACAAAAAGACTTATGAAAATCTTTTACCCACAGGCAGTCAAATGtgcccatcccccaccccctgaaTGACTGTCTTCTATACAGACTAACATACTGCACTCATTGCACTAAGATACTCATTCTATAATAGGATGACTGTCTCTCTTTTTGTATgttcttatttcttttatttattactCTTATGCTGTAAACAGAGAGCTGCTAAACTGTTTTTCACTATTTCTGTAATAGTGACAATAAAGATCTATTGTATCTTATGTTGCCCTGCTTCCCTGATAGTCATGCCATGACCTAGAACATGATCTATGATTGTTGCCCTAATTTCATTCAAAATTACAGCTCTTCATCATGGTCTTCCTCATTGTCCACCCCCTCTGACACGCAACCCTCTTCCTCTTCTGTTGTAAGGGTCTATTGCTTACTTCACTCATGCCACTTGCTTTTGACTTGTCTTATATCCTGTTTATTGATTGGGTTCCATATATCACAGATTGGACACATGTGCTCAGTTTTGAGTGGTAGTGTGTTAATGATGAAAACAGGGTGTTAGTTGTGTGTCATTTTGGACTCTGTGTGTGCCATTCTGGCTCCAAGTGTGTTTATAGTTTTACTAAACCGAAGATTCAGATTTGCAAACAGTGTACAAGGTTTTGCCAACTGTGGGATTGGTTTATTGGATTGGATAAAGGAGTTCTGATGGTTTTTTAAATGGGGGTTAgtattttagcaattcagaaaaactcttACAAACTCATTTTCATGGCAATGGGTTAGGCTGACTTGTAGCATATAGTATAATGCAATACTGTGATATTAATTAATTATCAATGCAATAAAAAATGAACTTCCAAAGAACTGAGGGGGCCTTGGACCACTTTTGGAAGGTACTGACTACTGCATAACAGGAACATCCAACAAGACGTGTCATTTTGGAAATACCCCGATTCAGTCATCTAGCCATCAGAGGTAGATAACTGTGTTCACAAGAGGGCACCTTTGGCTGTCAGTAGTAATAAGAAATAGAGTGATAAGCCTCCAATCATCTCATCCTTCCCTATATATCACTGTTTGAATTCTGGTGCAGTTTATCTCAAAATTTGATCATGTTAAGATCTTCACCCCTACAACATGTCTGTGAAGGTTGACAAAGATCTGGCAAATACTTTTTGCGTTATCGTACTAATGGCACAAAATGTCTAAAACTACCACACTTTATTCCTATGCGGCTCTGCTTCAATTTTTCTCAAGATCTGTTCACTTCCAGGTCATAAGTGTTACATACTGTCAGCCATCTCAGTATATTCTTTATATGAAAAGTGCACTTGCATGGACATTAAACTTCTGTAAAAGTTTAGTTAAAAAATATCCTTAAAAAATTTCCAAGAAAATATTTGTATGACGCTTCTGCAAGAATAAAAGCTATGTATCCCAAAACCATGAGtaacaaatatatatttaaagatAGGATGACTTATCTGTGTTGTGATTGCGGGTAGAtgggcaggcaggaagcagggaaggatgaggcaggtaggcaggattACAGGATACAAGGGTTTTTTagacagggcagacggcgacGAACATCATTGACGGATCTGGGGAATACGGACTtagacgcggactaaatacacaagacaagccgaaataacaggaaatgaCTGGGCACAATTGGGGAAAcccacgtggatgatcagggggtgcggcacacatgaggactggACGTGCAAGTCATAACAATCTGTTACAAGCAGCTGACGGTTTCTATGGGCCAGAGATGAAAGTCAGGTGACTTAATAGTCAGAGGACCTATAAAGAGCAGAACGATTTCCTAAATCCTCAGTCTGTTTGGACAGAAATACAGAAAGCATTACGACAGTCACATTTTCTTTTGTAAAAACCCTACAGATACCATTCACACAGAAAGGTAAGTTTATTCTTAAAGAGATCTGTCAGGAAGTATCTTGCTGACCTTCTGATGCAAATTGTTTCCCTTTTCATTATAATAATTCACTGAATTTTAAAAACGATTGCATGTGGTCTTCGACATGGATGGAATATgatataaatgtttgttttgaatgcatacatttatttatttatttattttccaggACAGCATTTCTAGCAGTGGGCAGTGGGTCAAGTATGTGTCTGCTGTAATACAGGTATTGGATATTTAGCTGAAATTTGTCATtttaaaatctgtattattctaGAAATTAAAGGCACATTAATGTCGACAAGCAGATTGTCAGGTTGACAAATCCAGATAATTACTATGACAGTTAATATTGTTTTTGTATTTGAAAAAACAGGAATTTTCGCTGGGGAGGCACATTGGCTCGCTTCCCTCACAGTTCCAAGGtgggacaatttcatgctctccTCGTGTTGCATGATTTTCTTCTGCTATTCCAGTCTGCTACCGCACTCCAGGACGATATTTAATatctgtaaattgcccatagtataTGGTGATGtgtattctgtgtgtgtgtgtgcctggtaATGCACCGAGGGCCATCCCAAGTGCTCCCATGCCTTATGCCCTGAGCTGCCGGCGATAGGCTCCAAGCCCCTagtgaccctgcactggataagcgGCTGGGatacagatggatggattatctgTAGAGCAACCCGCAAGTTTAAGAAGGTAAACATGTTTTCCTTTTTCAGGTTAAACAAGACTGAAACCAACAACCTTGAGAAAACATGGGCGACACATTAAACCAAAATGCAACTGCAAACTCTTTCGTGCGTCCTCAGTATTTTTTCATCACTGGTTTTTCTAACATACCTCATGCTCAGTACTACTTCATATTCTTGTGTTTGATTTATGTGGTCACTGTCTTGGGGAACTCCTTTGTCACACTCATTATTTATGTAGACCGTTCTCTTCACACCCCAAAATATATGGCTATTTTTACATTAGCTGTAGCTGACTTGGGAGAGAGTACTGCTGTTTTTCCTAATGTGATTAATGTCTGCCTGTTAAATATACATCAAATAACGTATGAAGCCTGCATGTCTAACatgatttttatatatttttttagttcAGTGCAATCTGTCATGCTTACTGTTCTAGCATATGACCGGTTTGTAGCAATTTGCTTCCCACTGAGATACCACAGCATTGTCACAAACACAACAATGGGCATTATTCTCACTGTGGGATGCATATTTAATGTTGTGTTTGTAATGAGTGCAGTGCTATTGGTTACTAGGCTGTCTTTCTGTAAATCCATAGTGATTGACagctatttctgtgaccatgggCCTCTATACAGACTGGCCTGCAATGACAATATGCCAAACTATATAATGGTAATGTTATTCACAgtgttacatttttttctacCATTGTCTCTGATTTGTTTATCTTATGTATGTATTTTGTTGGCGCTGTTTAAAATTGCATCATGGGAAGGACGTCTAAAAGCCTTAAAGACCTGTTTTTCCCACCTAATTTTAGTATcagcattttattttccaaTATTGGGCATTTACATAGGTGCAATGGCCGGTTCTGTCCAACGAAATGCAAGGATCATTAATATATCGCTTTCATATGCCATTCCTGCCATGCTGAACCCCATTGTGTATTCTCTGAACACTGCTGAGATAAAGGACTTTGTAAAAAGAAGtttcagaagaaaaaaatacaaaaacacagtAACTGGAACAAATAATTAGTCAACTGACTGGTTTTAGATATTAATAAATCTATATATCATTAATAACTGTGTTGGCTTACTTTTTTTCTAGATTTTTGTCATACATTATTAACAATTTCTGTAAAGGTGGATTTTAGAAAGAGATTTCAAAATGTATGTAAATTTGTTAAATGAATGTTATAACAAATGTCATAGCTTTTAACTATTCTTTAAATTGTGACACACGTTTTTTGGTAGGTCTAAAAATTAACACAGATTAGCttgtagaaaaataaaatggtttTAAAACACTGGTCTGAGTATGATTTTTGTGTGTTCTTTAAGCAAAAATGCTGTCCATAAATATGAAAAGTATATTTTTGAGAAATATACTATGAAAAATGTCTTATTCATCCATCTACATATTTTACATACCGTTTTAGAGTATTCAGAGGAAAGCAGTGTGGACACAGAGAAAAtatgaaaactcttcaggaaaaATGTCTCTATGTCTTATGTAGTACAAAAATGCAGTTGTTCATTAGGTACATCAATATTGCTGTTTAACTGCTTCAGCCTTGGTTGGGAAAAACATATTGATATTCTGACCTTATCCTTGTGACTATGTAACATTCCAGTTAAATGAAATTATCTATAACCACTTAACCTGTTCAGGGTTGCCGGAGGACCTGAACCCTATCAGGCATCAGGAACTACAAGGCTGCCTTACAGTCTGTGTGGCATGCCATTCCATCATAGGGCACCTAAGAGACTAATCTACACACACTTCGGCCATTTAGAGATACTAATTATCTTAACGTCTTTATTTTATGGATATTTCGGTgtcattaaataaaaatatcagtgtttcttttttttcaactACCAACATTTCCTTCAGGACTACATCTTGTATTCAGTATTGGGCTGCAGTATGTATTTGTGTATAAAAAGTGCATTGGTAAATATTGAACGTTTCCTGACATCTAGTGGTAGAAGTAGGAGTAGCATCTATTTAACCGTaggatttatttacattttctttGCAGAGGCCTTTGTGAGGCGTATAATAAGTACATAGTTGTTGAGGAGCCAACTTTGGTACAAATGCTGCTTGGCAAATATAAGCAAAGTGTATTAGTGTAAAACAAGTATTTTGAGGCTGTGCTAAGAGTTTGGACCCGGTTACAGAGGGCGATTACAGGGAACAAGAGGAGGCGCACTAGTGCTAGCAGCACAGATTTATACACACAACATAAAAGGGTACAATGGTGATGTGCAATAATAACATTCATAATAACAGTAAGATGACAGAGACACCAGGCTCTACACATTGCAGATGGGGTTACCAGACATTATACTGTACAGTTGGTCTGTTTGAATGTAATATACTGTTCATGTACAGTAAGGTACTTTAATGGAACTAAATCCAAAAGCAGTCTCTGCCAGCCTTTAGCAGTTggtactttatttatttacgtCATTAATCAGCAAATAAACAAACTGCTCCTCCTTGCAGCATAAGTAAGAATGCAGTATTATCTCTTGTTTTGTGATGCCACAT from Brienomyrus brachyistius isolate T26 chromosome 17, BBRACH_0.4, whole genome shotgun sequence harbors:
- the LOC125712028 gene encoding olfactory receptor 1-like; the protein is MGDTLNQNATANSFVRPQYFFITGFSNIPHAQYYFIFLCLVYVVTVLGNSCVTLIIYVDRSLHTPKYMAIFTLAVADLGESTAVLPNVINVCLLNIHQITYEACVSNMFFIYFFSSVQSVMLTVLAYDRFVAICFPLRYHSIVTNTTMGIILTVGCIFNVVFVMSAVLLVTRLSFCKSIVIDSYFCDHGPLYRMACNDNLPNYTMAKLFTILYFLLPLSLICLSYVCILLALFKIASWEGRLKALKTCFSHLILVSAYYFPILGIYIGAMAGSVHRNARIINISLSYAIPAMLNPIVYSLNTAEIKDFVKRSFRRKKYKNTVTGTNN
- the LOC125712030 gene encoding olfactory receptor 1-like, which encodes MGDTLNQNATANSFVRPQYFFITGFSNIPHAQYYFIFLCLIYVVTVLGNSFVTLIIYVDRSLHTPKYMAIFTLAVADLGESTAVFPNVINVCLLNIHQITYEACMSNMIFIYFFSSVQSVMLTVLAYDRFVAICFPLRYHSIVTNTTMGIILTVGCIFNVVFVMSAVLLVTRLSFCKSIVIDSYFCDHGPLYRLACNDNMPNYIMVMLFTVLHFFLPLSLICLSYVCILLALFKIASWEGRLKALKTCFSHLILVSAFYFPILGIYIGAMAGSVQRNARIINISLSYAIPAMLNPIVYSLNTAEIKDFVKRSFRRKKYKNTVTGTNN